One region of Luteolibacter sp. Y139 genomic DNA includes:
- the recR gene encoding recombination mediator RecR has protein sequence MARIEYPEAVGKLVDELRRLPGVGPRSAERIAIWLLQSAKADPVALASALEKAKEEVVACPVCGFFATEEKCEICSDPSRDSVLCVVEQATDVLPLERSGAFKGRYHCLGGKLSPLDNVTPDDLRIGSLLRRIDHEQVSEVILAPGSDVEGEATANYLASLLKGKCHVTRIAQGLPAGGGLEHADALTLARALEGRRGL, from the coding sequence ATGGCTCGCATCGAATATCCAGAGGCGGTCGGCAAACTGGTGGATGAACTCCGCAGGCTCCCGGGCGTGGGGCCGCGAAGTGCGGAGCGGATTGCGATCTGGCTACTGCAGAGCGCGAAGGCGGATCCGGTGGCGCTGGCGTCGGCTCTGGAGAAGGCGAAGGAGGAGGTGGTGGCCTGCCCGGTGTGTGGGTTTTTTGCGACTGAGGAGAAGTGCGAGATTTGTTCGGATCCTTCGCGGGACTCGGTGCTTTGTGTGGTGGAGCAGGCGACGGATGTGCTGCCGCTGGAACGCTCGGGTGCTTTCAAGGGGCGCTATCACTGTCTGGGCGGGAAGCTTTCACCGCTGGATAATGTGACGCCGGATGATTTGCGGATTGGGTCGCTGCTGCGGCGGATCGACCATGAGCAGGTGAGCGAGGTGATTCTGGCGCCTGGGTCGGATGTGGAAGGCGAGGCGACGGCGAACTACCTGGCGAGCTTGCTGAAGGGGAAGTGCCACGTTACCCGGATCGCGCAGGGCTTGCCTGCGGGTGGTGGACTGGAGCATGCCGATGCGCTCACGCTTGCTCGCGCGCTTGAAGGGCGTCGCGGGCTTTGA
- a CDS encoding class I SAM-dependent methyltransferase: MPQPPRKRPGYKSKQSWQGGHGPRREDQGQGSAGRFSSGPKPQGKPAFARKSAQEQGWDQVAGWYDKLVGDKGSDYHRNVILPAAMRLLAPKAGEKVLDLCCGQGVLIPLLLEAKVGRVTGVDASPRLIESASARFRNEKRVELVVADACAPGPWADGSNDAAACIMAVHDVPDLPAMARQVAAALKPGGRFVAIFMHPCFRIPQQAHWGWDEGRKLQYRRVDRYGVPQEIPIVTHPGQGGGDTTTFYHRPVGEVLTAFGQAGLAITVCEELFSHRRSQPGPRAKGENRAVKEFPVFLAVSCVRLS; this comes from the coding sequence ATGCCTCAGCCACCCCGAAAGCGCCCCGGATATAAGAGCAAGCAGAGCTGGCAAGGTGGCCATGGGCCGCGACGGGAGGATCAGGGGCAGGGGAGTGCTGGGCGTTTTTCATCGGGGCCCAAGCCGCAGGGGAAGCCTGCCTTCGCGCGCAAGTCTGCGCAGGAGCAGGGCTGGGATCAGGTGGCGGGATGGTACGACAAGCTGGTGGGCGACAAGGGGTCGGACTATCATCGCAACGTCATCCTGCCGGCTGCGATGCGATTGCTTGCGCCGAAGGCTGGGGAGAAGGTGCTGGATCTGTGCTGCGGGCAAGGGGTGCTGATTCCGCTGTTGCTTGAGGCGAAGGTGGGTCGAGTGACGGGGGTGGATGCTTCGCCGCGGTTGATCGAATCCGCCAGCGCTCGCTTCCGGAATGAGAAGCGTGTGGAGCTGGTGGTGGCTGATGCTTGTGCGCCCGGTCCGTGGGCGGATGGGTCGAATGATGCAGCTGCCTGTATCATGGCGGTGCATGATGTGCCGGATCTGCCGGCGATGGCGCGGCAGGTGGCTGCGGCACTGAAGCCGGGTGGGCGTTTTGTGGCGATCTTCATGCACCCTTGTTTCCGCATCCCGCAGCAGGCGCACTGGGGCTGGGATGAGGGGCGGAAGCTGCAGTACCGGCGGGTGGATCGTTATGGGGTGCCGCAGGAGATTCCGATCGTGACGCATCCGGGGCAAGGGGGTGGGGATACGACGACTTTCTATCACCGGCCGGTGGGTGAGGTTCTAACAGCGTTTGGCCAGGCGGGGCTGGCGATCACGGTTTGTGAGGAGCTTTTCAGTCACCGGCGTTCGCAACCGGGGCCGCGGGCGAAGGGGGAGAATCGGGCGGTGAAGGAGTTTCCGGTGTTTCTGGCGGTCTCTTGCGTCAGGCTGTCGTGA